In the Streptobacillus moniliformis DSM 12112 genome, one interval contains:
- a CDS encoding D-alanyl-D-alanine carboxypeptidase family protein: protein MKKILLFILSAIFSFSINLSENLENEMYAILNYDHRLYKSMYIGDDENNKYYSYNETSTRPLASLTKLMTALIIFDDIQEGKYELNTEVVVSKEASKVPYGVVIKENRIYTIEELLHLLLINSSNSSAYQLALFSSFGNVDEFVDKMNKKAKSLGLRSLRFRTPHGLPPVDTNKAMDIGNARDIYLLALNALNNEKLIEISKKYSYETSDGIKIKSTNTLVQLDEVLGLKTGFHRRAGYNIVYLIDNGDKKIIQVILGANTISSREKLGLKTLELMKESDK, encoded by the coding sequence ATGAAAAAAATTCTGTTATTTATTTTATCTGCTATTTTTTCATTTTCTATAAACTTATCTGAAAATTTAGAAAATGAAATGTATGCCATATTAAATTATGATCATAGACTATATAAAAGTATGTATATAGGAGATGATGAGAATAATAAATATTATTCATATAATGAAACAAGTACAAGACCTTTAGCATCACTTACTAAACTTATGACAGCATTAATAATATTTGATGATATACAAGAAGGCAAATATGAACTTAATACAGAAGTTGTAGTTAGCAAAGAAGCTTCTAAAGTTCCATATGGAGTAGTAATTAAAGAAAATAGGATATATACTATAGAAGAATTATTACATTTATTATTGATAAATTCATCTAATTCTTCTGCATATCAATTAGCACTATTTTCTAGCTTTGGTAATGTAGATGAATTTGTTGATAAAATGAATAAAAAAGCTAAATCTTTAGGTCTTAGATCTTTAAGATTTAGAACACCTCATGGATTGCCACCAGTAGATACAAATAAGGCTATGGATATTGGTAATGCAAGAGATATATATTTATTAGCACTTAATGCTTTAAATAATGAAAAACTAATTGAGATATCTAAAAAATATTCTTATGAAACATCTGATGGAATTAAGATTAAATCGACTAATACTTTAGTTCAACTTGATGAAGTTTTAGGGCTTAAAACAGGTTTTCATAGAAGAGCAGGATATAATATAGTATATTTGATTGATAATGGAGATAAGAAAATTATACAGGTTATTTTAGGAGCTAATACTATTAGTAGTAGAGAAAAACTTGGATTAAAAACTTTAGAATTGATGAAAGAGAGTGATAAATAA
- the lgt gene encoding prolipoprotein diacylglyceryl transferase, producing the protein MRPYLFKIGSFEIRIYSLMYIISLFLGIFVAKKDEIAKKRGIKENIIEDYAYFVIIAGLIGARIYYVLLKWGYYSQNLLEVFKVWNGGLAIHGGIIGGLIGTIIFAKMKNVDSLVLMDMAVGPLILGQGLGRIGNLANGEIHGFPTITPFSVILKGNFSIWWQEFQAMPLMKQLEFKELVPWGLKFPLDTPAGQEFPNMSLHPAMIYEMILNFIAFYIIWFILRKKEYSKGILTMIYIITYGIIRIIVSTFRAEDLLISGIRAPYIVSLIMILAGIVGIYYFKNKNNKYLG; encoded by the coding sequence ATGAGGCCATATTTATTTAAAATAGGAAGTTTTGAAATTAGAATTTATTCATTAATGTATATTATATCTCTATTTTTAGGAATATTTGTTGCCAAAAAAGATGAAATTGCAAAAAAAAGAGGAATAAAAGAAAATATTATTGAAGATTATGCATACTTTGTAATTATTGCAGGATTAATTGGAGCAAGAATATATTATGTATTACTTAAATGGGGATATTATAGTCAAAATCTGTTAGAAGTATTTAAAGTTTGGAATGGTGGACTTGCTATACATGGTGGAATTATAGGTGGGTTAATAGGGACTATAATTTTTGCTAAAATGAAAAATGTAGATTCATTGGTACTAATGGATATGGCAGTAGGGCCTTTGATTTTAGGGCAAGGATTAGGAAGAATAGGAAATTTAGCAAATGGAGAAATACATGGATTTCCTACTATTACACCATTTTCAGTGATATTAAAAGGTAATTTTTCGATTTGGTGGCAAGAATTTCAAGCCATGCCTTTAATGAAACAACTTGAATTTAAAGAATTAGTACCTTGGGGACTTAAGTTTCCATTAGATACACCAGCTGGACAAGAATTTCCAAACATGAGTTTACATCCAGCCATGATATATGAAATGATACTTAATTTTATAGCCTTTTATATAATATGGTTTATATTAAGAAAAAAAGAATATTCAAAAGGTATACTTACTATGATATATATTATTACATATGGTATTATTAGAATAATTGTTTCAACATTTAGAGCAGAAGATCTGTTAATATCAGGTATAAGAGCACCATATATAGTGAGTTTAATAATGATATTAGCTGGAATAGTAGGTATTTATTATTTTAAAAATAAGAATAATAAATATTTAGGGTAG
- a CDS encoding PTS sugar transporter subunit IIA gives MGFLCRLFGKCKREETKKSNEIKIISPLDGKVIPLEEVPDPTFAQALLGNGVGIEPLTSGVIKSPVDGTIIQLFETKHAFVVETEDGVQVLTHFGLNTVKLKGEGFEIITKEGSKVKAGDPIVKFDYDFLKSNAASLITPVVILETEEYKSVIPVKGIDTAISGETVIINIEK, from the coding sequence ATGGGATTTTTATGTCGTTTATTCGGTAAATGCAAAAGGGAAGAAACAAAAAAAAGTAATGAGATTAAAATCATATCACCATTAGATGGAAAGGTAATTCCATTAGAAGAAGTTCCAGATCCAACATTTGCACAAGCATTACTTGGTAATGGTGTGGGTATAGAGCCTTTAACAAGTGGAGTTATTAAATCACCAGTAGATGGAACTATTATACAATTATTTGAAACTAAGCATGCTTTTGTTGTTGAAACTGAAGATGGTGTTCAAGTATTAACACATTTTGGTTTAAATACAGTTAAATTAAAAGGAGAAGGTTTTGAAATAATTACTAAAGAAGGAAGTAAGGTTAAGGCAGGAGATCCTATAGTTAAATTTGATTATGATTTCTTAAAATCTAATGCAGCTTCTTTAATAACACCTGTTGTTATACTTGAAACTGAGGAATATAAATCAGTTATACCAGTAAAAGGAATTGATACAGCAATTTCAGGAGAAACAGTAATAATTAATATAGAAAAGTAA
- the pgsA gene encoding CDP-diacylglycerol--glycerol-3-phosphate 3-phosphatidyltransferase, whose amino-acid sequence MISKFNLPNKLTLIRIILTPILILLMLFKYGFNHSILITILLHILVVLLFATIALTDFFDGYIARRDNLVTNFGKLFDPIADKVFVFSVLIVLAKYNVFSIWLVLILLAREFVVMAIRMLILENGGDVVPASPIAKLKTATQMGALLFALIFPFGNFVNSVILLPSVIFSIISMLEYYEMVKKYLMEDM is encoded by the coding sequence ATGATAAGTAAATTTAATTTACCTAATAAATTAACTTTAATAAGAATAATATTAACACCTATATTAATTTTATTGATGTTATTTAAGTACGGATTTAATCATTCTATTTTGATTACAATATTATTACATATTTTAGTTGTTTTACTTTTTGCAACAATAGCATTAACAGATTTTTTTGATGGGTATATAGCTAGAAGAGATAATTTAGTTACTAATTTTGGTAAATTATTTGATCCTATAGCAGATAAAGTATTTGTATTTTCAGTATTAATTGTACTTGCAAAATACAATGTGTTTTCAATTTGGTTAGTATTAATATTACTTGCTAGAGAGTTTGTTGTCATGGCTATTAGAATGTTAATTTTAGAAAATGGAGGAGATGTTGTTCCTGCAAGTCCTATAGCTAAATTAAAAACAGCAACTCAAATGGGAGCATTATTATTTGCCCTTATTTTTCCTTTTGGTAATTTTGTAAATTCTGTAATTTTATTGCCTTCAGTAATATTTTCTATAATTTCAATGTTAGAATATTATGAAATGGTAAAAAAATATTTAATGGAGGATATGTAA
- a CDS encoding tetratricopeptide repeat protein, with amino-acid sequence MKKLIYIFCLFLISCSNNVEEKVSINKLDENGIEVEIVNVDSAHFTKLLDGKNDLNEKYFTKSELNKFREKNIDANQVYRYIEEAKNGDVNAINSLSYVYYLLEDSKKLKEILELGLKNNVKEAIFNLALLELGEQNYEKVLSYFDKLPKDYKKKEIENLKSVIYLNIASIALKNNDYDKGVVNLINAYNLGFKELDYEIANIYRIKGDEGNLIKWLTISSNAQNINAKKDLSEIYYHSGQIEKSLKLFEELYILGEIEYARMLYFVNYRLLNNREALKWYRISRVLGIVERNLELEKLKGFYN; translated from the coding sequence ATGAAAAAATTAATCTATATATTCTGTTTATTTTTAATTTCATGTTCTAATAATGTAGAAGAAAAAGTTAGTATAAATAAATTAGATGAAAATGGAATAGAAGTAGAGATTGTTAATGTAGATTCAGCTCATTTTACTAAATTATTAGATGGTAAAAATGATTTAAATGAAAAATATTTTACTAAAAGTGAACTTAATAAATTTAGAGAAAAGAATATAGATGCAAATCAGGTATATAGATATATAGAAGAAGCTAAAAATGGAGATGTTAATGCTATTAATTCTCTTTCATATGTATATTATCTTTTAGAAGATAGTAAGAAATTAAAGGAAATATTAGAATTAGGTCTTAAAAATAATGTGAAGGAAGCAATATTTAATTTAGCTTTATTAGAATTAGGTGAACAAAATTATGAAAAGGTTTTATCATATTTTGATAAATTACCTAAGGATTATAAGAAAAAGGAAATAGAAAATTTAAAATCAGTAATATATTTAAATATTGCTTCAATTGCATTAAAAAACAATGACTATGACAAAGGAGTTGTAAACTTAATTAATGCATATAATTTAGGATTTAAAGAATTAGATTATGAGATTGCAAATATATATAGAATAAAGGGAGATGAAGGAAACTTAATTAAGTGGCTAACTATATCATCTAATGCCCAAAATATTAATGCAAAAAAAGATTTATCTGAAATATATTATCATAGTGGTCAAATCGAAAAATCACTTAAATTATTTGAAGAATTATATATTTTAGGTGAAATAGAATATGCAAGAATGCTATATTTTGTTAATTATAGATTGTTAAATAACAGGGAAGCACTTAAATGGTATAGAATATCTAGGGTTTTAGGTATAGTTGAGAGAAATTTAGAGTTAGAGAAACTAAAAGGTTTCTATAATTAA
- a CDS encoding cation-translocating P-type ATPase: MEFKQSIEEVLEKQNVDKNLGLSEEEAIKRLEIYGENKLEETKKKSLISRFIDQLKDVLIYVLIIASILNVIAHYPDGFTEAAIILMVVLINAVVGVVQEAKAEKTLEALKKLSSPKAVVKREGKIYEIDSKYLVPGDILIIDAGRFIPADLRLIETQNLQVEESAFTGESHVVNKDAKYISEKDNIPMGDKINLAYSSTLATYGRGEGVVIKTGMNTEIGKIAKALNSDEDNTTPLQKKLDKLGKTLGYIAIVVCIIIFGLGVLQGRGAVEMMITAVSLAVAAIPEGLIAIVAIVLSTGVTRMSRNKAIVKRLPAVETLGSVNVICSDKTGTLTQNKMTVVRDYSMDNKELLISGLALCSDATETIGDPTEIALVVYANNHGLSKNELNIKNKRVNEFAFDSDRKLMSTLHENGDKYISFTKGAIDNIISLCKYVKVGNEIVEMTDEYRKNILEKSIEMSNDALRVLGLGYKESDIYLECEDLEKDLILVGIVGMIDPPREEVKDSIITAQKAGIKVVMITGDHKNTAVAIAKELNIAKDITESITGPEIDELDKEYFYENVDKYSVFARVSPEHKVNIVEALKLKGNIVSMTGDGVNDAPSLKKADIGVAMGITGTDVSKGAADMILLDDNFTTIVKAVEEGRNIYNNIKKTIMFLLSCNLGEVICIFFATLLGLPIPLVATQLLWINLVTDTLPAISLGLDPGNKLVMDEKPRLPKESFFARGAAIRALIGGTLIGLFTLLAFYIGLREEGFKTLSEIKMLNEGHSALIHARTMAFIVLTVSQLFYSYTMRVEDTTTLKVGLFTNKYLNISFVIGIVLQILLINIPFIAKIFKVQSLGIFDWDIVIILAIIPFIINELIKVFFKFKK, encoded by the coding sequence TTGGAATTTAAACAAAGTATAGAAGAAGTATTAGAAAAACAAAATGTAGATAAAAATTTAGGTCTTAGTGAAGAAGAAGCAATAAAAAGACTTGAAATATATGGAGAAAATAAATTAGAAGAAACTAAGAAGAAAAGTTTAATTTCAAGATTTATAGATCAATTAAAAGATGTATTAATATATGTTTTAATTATTGCCTCTATATTAAATGTCATTGCACATTATCCTGATGGCTTTACAGAAGCAGCAATAATATTGATGGTTGTATTAATTAATGCTGTAGTAGGAGTTGTACAGGAAGCTAAGGCTGAAAAAACACTTGAAGCATTAAAAAAATTATCATCTCCTAAAGCTGTAGTTAAAAGAGAAGGTAAAATATATGAAATAGATTCTAAATATCTAGTTCCTGGTGATATATTGATAATAGATGCAGGTAGATTTATTCCAGCAGATTTAAGGTTAATAGAAACTCAGAATTTACAGGTTGAAGAATCAGCATTTACAGGTGAATCACATGTAGTAAATAAAGATGCGAAATATATATCAGAAAAAGATAATATACCTATGGGAGATAAAATTAATTTAGCTTATTCTTCAACTCTTGCAACTTATGGAAGAGGAGAAGGTGTTGTTATTAAAACTGGTATGAATACAGAAATAGGTAAAATAGCTAAGGCATTAAATTCTGATGAAGATAATACAACACCATTACAAAAAAAGCTTGATAAATTAGGTAAAACATTAGGATATATAGCTATAGTTGTATGTATAATTATCTTTGGTTTAGGTGTGCTTCAAGGTAGAGGTGCAGTTGAGATGATGATAACAGCTGTTTCACTTGCAGTAGCAGCTATACCTGAAGGACTTATAGCAATAGTTGCAATAGTACTTTCAACAGGTGTTACTAGAATGAGTAGAAATAAGGCTATAGTTAAAAGATTACCAGCTGTTGAAACCCTAGGTTCTGTTAATGTTATTTGTTCAGATAAAACTGGAACATTAACTCAAAATAAGATGACAGTAGTTAGAGATTACTCTATGGATAATAAGGAGCTTTTAATTTCAGGGCTTGCTCTTTGTTCAGATGCTACTGAAACTATAGGAGATCCTACAGAAATAGCCTTAGTAGTTTACGCAAATAATCATGGATTAAGTAAAAATGAGTTAAATATTAAAAACAAGCGTGTAAATGAATTTGCATTTGATTCAGATAGAAAATTAATGTCAACTCTGCATGAAAATGGAGATAAATATATTTCATTTACTAAGGGTGCTATAGATAATATTATTTCATTATGTAAATATGTTAAAGTAGGTAATGAAATAGTAGAAATGACAGATGAATATAGAAAAAATATATTGGAAAAAAGTATAGAAATGTCAAATGATGCTCTAAGAGTTTTAGGGCTTGGTTATAAGGAAAGTGATATATACTTAGAATGTGAAGATTTAGAAAAAGATTTAATATTAGTTGGTATAGTTGGTATGATAGATCCTCCAAGAGAGGAAGTTAAAGATTCTATAATAACAGCTCAAAAAGCAGGTATTAAAGTAGTTATGATAACAGGAGATCATAAAAATACAGCTGTTGCTATAGCTAAAGAATTAAATATAGCTAAAGATATTACAGAAAGTATAACTGGACCTGAAATAGATGAATTAGATAAAGAATACTTTTATGAAAATGTAGATAAATATTCTGTATTTGCAAGAGTATCACCTGAGCATAAGGTTAATATAGTAGAAGCATTAAAATTAAAAGGAAATATAGTATCTATGACAGGTGATGGAGTTAATGATGCCCCATCTCTTAAAAAAGCTGATATAGGTGTAGCTATGGGTATTACTGGAACTGATGTTTCTAAAGGTGCTGCTGATATGATATTATTAGATGATAATTTTACTACTATAGTTAAAGCTGTAGAAGAAGGTAGAAATATATATAATAATATTAAAAAGACTATAATGTTCTTACTTTCATGTAATTTAGGGGAAGTAATATGTATATTCTTTGCAACATTACTTGGTCTTCCTATACCTTTAGTTGCAACACAATTATTATGGATTAATCTTGTTACTGATACACTTCCAGCTATTTCATTAGGGCTTGATCCTGGAAATAAATTGGTTATGGATGAAAAACCTCGTTTACCTAAAGAAAGTTTCTTTGCAAGAGGTGCAGCAATTCGTGCATTAATAGGTGGAACATTAATAGGATTATTTACTTTACTTGCTTTTTATATAGGGTTAAGAGAAGAAGGATTTAAAACTTTATCTGAAATTAAAATGCTTAATGAAGGTCATAGTGCTTTAATTCATGCAAGAACTATGGCATTTATAGTACTTACAGTATCACAATTATTCTATTCATATACTATGAGGGTAGAAGATACAACTACATTAAAAGTTGGATTATTTACTAATAAGTATTTAAATATTTCTTTTGTTATAGGAATAGTTTTACAAATACTATTAATAAATATACCATTCATAGCAAAGATATTTAAAGTACAATCATTAGGAATTTTTGACTGGGATATAGTTATAATATTAGCAATTATTCCATTTATAATAAATGAATTAATAAAAGTATTTTTTAAATTTAAAAAATAG
- the pnp gene encoding polyribonucleotide nucleotidyltransferase yields MFDKKTYILDVAGKEVKIETGEIARQAGGSVLVTSGGTTVLVTTTRSKEVKEGQDFFPLTVDYIEKFYATGKFPGGFIKRESKPSTEEVLISRLIDRPIRPLFPEGFFNAVHVVINVVSFDGINMPEDIATIGVSFALGLSDIPFSGPVAGVTVGYVNGEYIINPDKEQRANMDIYLSVAGTKSAITMVEAGASEVSEEEMLNAIMLGHEEIKKICEQQETILNSLNITKMEFKGINYDERVTTFLNKYQGELKNAILVPGKLEKYEAIDNLCESLLSTFKLEIAKEILSKEKTEEEKLLELIGENKEKSVDELVKEFKKYYHDLEKKIVRELIIFDKYRADGRKIDEIRPLNAQIDVLKMPHGSALFTRGETQALVTATLGSKEDEQIIDGMEGEYNKKFFLHYNFPPFSVGEAGFMRAPGRRELGHGNLAERALKAVMPLIDDFPYTVRVVSEITESNGSSSQASICGGSLALMAAGVPIKGTVAGIAMGLIKEAENFTVLTDIQGLEDHLGDMDFKVAGTKKGITAIQMDIKIEGINKEIMEIALTQAHKGRMHIIEVMEATIPESRPNLPENAPKIINLKIDPSKIAGLIGPAGKIIKSIIEETGVKIDVEDDGRVSIFGVDQEKMNRAFELVTQYTLTVELDKVYKGRVTKLAKFGAFVELVPGTEGLLHISEISHKRIKQVEDVLKVDDIVDVKVIALEDNNKFSLSMKALIEKEEAKEENSNEGE; encoded by the coding sequence ATGTTTGACAAAAAAACATACATTTTAGATGTAGCAGGAAAAGAAGTTAAAATTGAAACAGGTGAAATTGCAAGACAAGCAGGAGGATCTGTTTTAGTAACTAGTGGAGGAACAACAGTACTTGTTACAACAACAAGAAGTAAAGAAGTTAAAGAAGGGCAAGATTTCTTTCCATTAACTGTAGATTATATAGAAAAATTTTATGCTACAGGTAAATTCCCGGGTGGATTTATTAAAAGAGAATCTAAGCCATCAACAGAGGAAGTTTTAATTTCAAGATTAATTGATAGACCAATAAGACCCTTATTTCCAGAAGGATTTTTTAATGCAGTACATGTAGTAATTAATGTAGTTAGTTTTGATGGTATAAATATGCCAGAAGATATTGCTACTATAGGGGTATCATTTGCATTAGGTTTATCAGATATTCCATTTAGTGGACCAGTTGCAGGAGTTACTGTAGGATATGTAAATGGTGAATATATTATTAATCCAGATAAAGAACAAAGAGCTAATATGGATATTTACTTATCTGTTGCAGGGACTAAAAGTGCAATAACTATGGTTGAAGCTGGAGCAAGTGAAGTAAGTGAAGAAGAAATGTTAAATGCAATAATGTTGGGACATGAAGAAATTAAAAAAATATGTGAACAACAAGAAACTATTTTAAATAGTTTAAATATTACAAAAATGGAATTTAAAGGCATAAATTATGATGAAAGAGTAACAACTTTTTTAAATAAATATCAAGGTGAATTAAAAAATGCAATTTTAGTACCTGGAAAATTAGAAAAATATGAAGCTATAGATAATTTATGTGAAAGTTTACTTTCAACATTTAAATTAGAAATAGCAAAAGAAATTTTATCAAAAGAAAAAACTGAAGAAGAGAAATTATTAGAATTAATTGGAGAAAATAAGGAAAAATCTGTTGATGAATTAGTTAAAGAATTTAAAAAATATTATCATGATTTAGAAAAGAAAATAGTAAGAGAATTAATAATATTTGATAAATATAGAGCAGATGGAAGAAAAATTGATGAAATCAGACCATTAAATGCACAAATTGATGTACTTAAAATGCCACATGGTTCAGCCTTATTTACTCGTGGAGAAACTCAAGCTTTAGTTACTGCAACTTTAGGTTCTAAAGAAGATGAACAAATTATAGATGGTATGGAAGGTGAATATAATAAGAAGTTTTTCCTGCACTATAATTTCCCACCATTTTCAGTTGGAGAAGCAGGATTTATGAGAGCACCTGGTAGAAGAGAGTTAGGGCATGGTAATTTAGCAGAAAGAGCACTTAAGGCTGTAATGCCATTAATAGATGATTTCCCATATACAGTTAGAGTTGTATCAGAAATAACTGAATCTAATGGTTCATCATCTCAAGCCTCTATATGTGGTGGTTCTCTTGCATTAATGGCAGCAGGAGTTCCTATAAAAGGAACTGTAGCAGGTATAGCTATGGGATTAATTAAAGAAGCAGAGAATTTCACAGTACTTACAGATATTCAAGGATTAGAAGATCATCTAGGAGATATGGACTTTAAAGTAGCAGGTACTAAAAAAGGAATTACAGCTATACAAATGGATATTAAAATAGAAGGTATTAATAAAGAAATAATGGAAATAGCATTAACTCAAGCACATAAGGGAAGAATGCATATAATAGAAGTTATGGAAGCTACTATACCAGAATCAAGACCAAATTTACCTGAAAATGCACCTAAGATAATTAATCTAAAAATAGATCCAAGTAAAATAGCAGGATTAATAGGACCAGCAGGTAAGATAATTAAATCTATCATTGAAGAAACAGGAGTTAAAATTGATGTTGAAGATGATGGAAGAGTATCAATATTTGGTGTAGATCAAGAAAAAATGAATAGAGCATTTGAACTTGTAACACAATATACACTTACAGTTGAATTAGATAAGGTATATAAAGGAAGAGTTACTAAACTTGCAAAATTTGGTGCTTTTGTTGAACTTGTACCTGGTACAGAAGGATTATTACATATATCTGAAATATCACATAAGAGAATTAAACAAGTTGAAGATGTCTTAAAAGTTGATGACATAGTTGATGTTAAAGTTATAGCTTTAGAAGATAATAATAAATTCAGTTTAAGTATGAAAGCATTAATAGAAAAGGAAGAAGCTAAAGAAGAAAATTCAAATGAAGGAGAATAA
- a CDS encoding PDDEXK nuclease domain-containing protein, with protein sequence MESNLYKRLGSAITNFETILPALQSDLAKQTIKDPYNFDFLTLTEDYNEKELEKELVSRITDFLLELGAGFSYVGKQVHIKVGESDFYIDLLFYHIKLHCYVVVELKTEKFKPEFVGQLNFYVTAVNRDLKGKEDNQTIGILICKDKDNVVAEYALADTSQPIGISKYEISELLEKEFKSSLPSIDEIEKEFK encoded by the coding sequence ATTGAAAGCAACTTATACAAAAGATTAGGAAGTGCAATTACAAATTTTGAAACAATCTTACCTGCACTTCAATCAGATTTAGCTAAACAGACAATTAAAGATCCTTATAATTTTGATTTTTTAACATTAACAGAAGATTATAATGAGAAAGAGCTAGAAAAAGAATTAGTTTCTCGAATAACGGATTTTTTATTAGAACTTGGTGCAGGTTTTTCTTATGTTGGAAAGCAGGTACATATAAAAGTTGGAGAAAGTGATTTTTATATTGACTTATTATTTTATCATATCAAATTGCACTGTTATGTTGTTGTTGAATTAAAAACAGAAAAATTCAAGCCTGAATTTGTAGGACAGCTTAATTTTTATGTAACAGCAGTAAATAGAGATTTAAAAGGTAAAGAAGATAATCAAACAATTGGTATATTAATTTGTAAAGACAAAGATAATGTAGTAGCAGAGTATGCACTAGCAGATACATCTCAGCCAATAGGGATAAGTAAATATGAAATTAGTGAGTTATTAGAAAAAGAATTTAAAAGCAGTTTACCAAGTATTGATGAGATAGAGAAAGAATTTAAATAA
- the trpS gene encoding tryptophan--tRNA ligase: MRSLSGIQPSGMLHLGNYFGALKQFVDLQDSYEGIYFVADYHSLTSQINPEMLRTKSMNIVMDYIAAGLDPKKSTIFLQSSIPLHTELMWILSNLTPMALLERGHAYKDKVAKGIKANVGLFNYPVLMAADILLYEPDFVPVGKDQKQHIEFTRDFAVKFNEFYGKEVFKLPEALILDNVATVIGTDGEKMSKSYGNTINIYAPEKIVKKQVMSIVTDSAGLEDSKNPDNNITKLYSLFADENEIKAMKEKFIAGNYGYGHAKKELLERILDYFKEQREKRFALENNLDYVKEVLRAGREAANKIAEAKMKEVRKTVGLISDEI; encoded by the coding sequence ATGAGAAGTTTATCAGGAATACAACCTAGTGGAATGCTTCATTTAGGTAATTATTTTGGAGCTTTAAAACAATTTGTTGATTTACAAGATAGTTATGAAGGAATTTATTTTGTAGCAGATTATCATTCGCTTACAAGTCAAATAAATCCTGAAATGTTAAGAACAAAAAGTATGAATATAGTTATGGACTATATAGCAGCAGGCTTAGATCCTAAAAAATCTACAATATTTTTACAATCATCTATACCTTTGCATACAGAACTTATGTGGATATTATCTAATCTTACTCCTATGGCATTACTTGAAAGAGGGCATGCATATAAGGATAAGGTGGCAAAGGGTATAAAAGCAAATGTTGGATTATTTAATTATCCTGTATTAATGGCAGCAGATATTTTACTTTATGAACCTGATTTTGTTCCAGTAGGAAAAGATCAAAAACAACATATTGAATTTACTAGAGATTTTGCTGTTAAATTTAATGAATTTTATGGTAAGGAAGTATTTAAATTACCTGAAGCTTTAATTCTTGATAATGTTGCAACTGTTATAGGTACAGATGGTGAGAAAATGTCTAAATCGTATGGGAATACAATAAACATATATGCACCTGAAAAAATAGTGAAAAAACAAGTTATGAGTATAGTTACAGATTCAGCAGGGCTTGAAGATTCAAAAAATCCAGATAATAATATTACTAAACTTTATTCTTTATTTGCTGATGAAAATGAAATAAAAGCAATGAAAGAAAAATTCATTGCGGGGAACTATGGATATGGTCATGCTAAAAAAGAATTACTAGAAAGAATTTTAGACTATTTTAAAGAACAAAGAGAAAAAAGGTTTGCATTAGAAAATAATTTAGATTATGTAAAAGAAGTGTTAAGAGCTGGAAGAGAAGCTGCAAATAAAATAGCAGAAGCTAAAATGAAAGAAGTTAGAAAAACTGTTGGTCTTATAAGTGATGAGATATGA